A window of the Gordonia humi genome harbors these coding sequences:
- a CDS encoding ATP-binding cassette domain-containing protein, giving the protein MNLITDLFRIGDEQTDRVLRRYLASTVIAALCVAAAVGCLIPLADAMFSSRSSSTILSWAAAVAASAAVAAVLDWRGTLVAQDLSGRYIERMHALIADRVLRLPLGWFDTDRSGRLGRTVSFGVMFAANAVETMIRPVLQTLVLTAAVAGVLGVVDWPSGLCVLAAAAAVLGVFVWAHRRNHAAETRVDAANAEAASRVLEFARAQAVIRAAGPDSLGERATRAALADQRAAIAAAGRGRGATQTALSATVAAGTALTLIVATLRATSGALGYGSFVGSVAVVVITAGVVLRTLPFGTGLELARATFAQITALTATETLAEPDVDRRVGREAPHVELNDVRFSYPGGPRVLDGVELHVPAGTTTAIVGPSGSGKTTLAHLVARFHDVDHGAVRIGGVDVRDLGTDRVLESVSMVFQDVYLFDDTLWTNIAVGRPDASAEEIRAAGRTAGVDRIAARLADGYDTHVGEAGGALSSGERQRVSIARALLKDAPVVLLDEALSALDVESAAYVAHGIAELGRSRTVILIAHQPQTVRTADQVAFLDGGGIAAVGRHDELMDSSPEYRTFWRNRDAPGRWLRSPTRGIETSGSSQHGPRPD; this is encoded by the coding sequence GTGAATCTGATCACCGATCTGTTCCGGATAGGCGACGAGCAGACCGACCGGGTGCTGCGCCGCTACCTCGCCTCGACGGTGATCGCGGCGCTGTGCGTGGCCGCGGCGGTCGGATGCCTGATCCCGTTGGCCGACGCGATGTTCTCGTCGCGCTCGTCGTCGACGATCCTGTCGTGGGCGGCCGCCGTCGCGGCGAGTGCCGCGGTGGCGGCGGTGCTCGACTGGCGCGGCACGCTCGTCGCGCAGGATCTGAGCGGACGGTACATCGAGCGGATGCACGCACTGATCGCCGATCGTGTCCTGCGGCTGCCGCTCGGCTGGTTCGACACCGACCGTTCGGGCCGCTTGGGGCGTACCGTCTCGTTCGGTGTGATGTTCGCCGCGAACGCGGTGGAGACGATGATCCGACCGGTGCTTCAAACACTCGTGCTGACCGCCGCGGTGGCCGGCGTACTCGGAGTCGTCGACTGGCCGAGCGGACTGTGCGTGCTCGCCGCCGCCGCGGCGGTACTGGGCGTGTTCGTCTGGGCGCACCGTCGGAATCACGCGGCCGAGACCAGGGTCGACGCGGCCAACGCCGAGGCGGCCTCGCGGGTCCTCGAGTTCGCCCGCGCACAGGCCGTGATCCGCGCCGCCGGTCCGGATTCGCTCGGCGAACGAGCCACACGCGCAGCGCTCGCCGATCAGCGGGCCGCGATCGCCGCGGCGGGCCGCGGCCGCGGCGCGACACAGACCGCCCTGAGTGCGACAGTCGCGGCGGGCACCGCTCTCACGCTGATCGTCGCGACGCTCCGGGCGACCTCCGGCGCACTGGGCTACGGGTCCTTCGTCGGCTCCGTCGCCGTCGTCGTCATCACCGCGGGCGTGGTCCTGCGGACTCTGCCGTTCGGCACCGGTCTCGAACTCGCTCGGGCGACCTTCGCGCAGATCACCGCGTTGACCGCGACCGAGACCCTGGCCGAACCGGACGTCGATCGCCGGGTGGGCCGCGAGGCGCCGCACGTGGAGTTGAACGACGTCCGGTTCTCGTATCCGGGCGGGCCACGCGTCCTCGACGGCGTCGAGCTGCACGTGCCCGCCGGTACGACGACCGCGATCGTCGGACCGTCGGGATCGGGGAAGACCACCCTCGCGCATCTGGTGGCGCGCTTTCACGATGTCGACCACGGCGCGGTCCGCATCGGCGGTGTCGACGTCCGAGACCTGGGCACCGACCGGGTCCTCGAATCGGTGTCCATGGTCTTCCAGGACGTCTACCTGTTCGACGACACGCTGTGGACGAACATCGCCGTGGGCCGACCGGACGCATCGGCGGAGGAGATCCGTGCCGCGGGTCGTACGGCCGGAGTCGACCGGATCGCCGCACGGCTCGCCGACGGTTACGACACGCACGTCGGTGAGGCCGGAGGCGCGCTGTCGAGCGGGGAGAGGCAGCGGGTGTCAATCGCTCGCGCGCTGCTCAAGGACGCGCCGGTGGTGCTGCTCGACGAGGCGCTCTCGGCCCTCGACGTCGAGAGTGCGGCATACGTCGCGCACGGCATCGCCGAACTCGGGCGCTCGCGGACCGTGATCCTCATCGCCCACCAGCCGCAGACCGTCCGCACCGCCGACCAGGTGGCGTTCCTCGACGGCGGCGGCATCGCCGCGGTGGGGCGCCACGACGAACTGATGGACTCCTCGCCCGAGTACCGAACGTTCTGGCGGAACCGAGACGCACCCGGTCGGTGGCTGAGGTCGCCGACGCGGGGGATCGAGACCTCCGGCTCGTCGCAGCACGGGCCCCGTCCGGATTGA
- a CDS encoding DUF6670 family protein yields the protein MRQPVTTALSGLIAAALPLIDTRMAASEAPYTGTPAMVPHRDSRAQAMVHYGVFIPRLPEPYRYLNTMTLIGASGTEIFDNDALAAPDARDTTTVFSSTAHADQTFYRSYDAAADCEFAADGSHLAWGEDLTIDVADGTAHIVGSYETFDVDITSTITDQVSYFVRTPIYDHLSLLAPFTGAITDGDGVHEVSGLGTFEYAHAMTPQALCARPLPARFKLPADFFTYQVIELDERTQLLLTCVSARGRIMCLTVHLRVLGETARVFDDVSFEVLDYADRPCVDRWGRQMRVPARFRWIARDGGATIVDLEAVPDSTWRPGHGRGYAGAYRYRGRAFGDDAADTGYIEWVDVQNAPRHRWSGR from the coding sequence GTGCGTCAGCCAGTCACCACCGCTCTCTCCGGACTGATCGCTGCGGCGCTGCCGCTGATCGACACACGAATGGCGGCGTCGGAGGCGCCGTACACGGGCACACCCGCCATGGTCCCGCACCGCGACTCGCGGGCCCAGGCGATGGTGCACTATGGAGTCTTCATCCCCAGACTGCCCGAGCCGTACCGCTACCTGAACACGATGACGCTGATCGGTGCGTCGGGCACCGAGATCTTCGACAACGACGCCCTCGCCGCACCGGACGCTCGCGACACGACGACGGTCTTCAGTTCGACGGCGCACGCGGACCAGACCTTCTATCGGTCCTATGACGCGGCGGCCGACTGCGAATTCGCCGCCGACGGATCGCACCTGGCCTGGGGTGAGGACCTCACGATCGACGTCGCCGACGGCACCGCGCACATCGTCGGGAGTTACGAGACGTTCGATGTGGACATCACCTCGACGATCACCGACCAGGTGTCGTACTTCGTCCGCACTCCGATCTACGACCACCTCAGTCTGCTGGCCCCGTTCACGGGCGCCATCACCGACGGCGACGGAGTCCACGAGGTCTCCGGACTGGGCACCTTCGAGTACGCGCATGCGATGACCCCGCAAGCACTGTGCGCTCGACCGTTGCCCGCCCGCTTCAAGCTGCCCGCCGACTTCTTCACCTACCAGGTGATCGAACTCGATGAACGCACACAACTGCTGCTCACGTGCGTGAGCGCCCGCGGGCGGATCATGTGCCTCACCGTGCACCTGCGAGTGCTCGGCGAGACCGCGCGTGTGTTCGACGATGTGAGCTTCGAGGTCCTCGACTACGCGGATCGGCCGTGCGTCGACCGATGGGGTCGGCAGATGCGTGTGCCCGCGCGCTTCCGCTGGATCGCTCGTGACGGCGGCGCCACGATCGTCGACCTGGAGGCCGTACCGGACTCGACCTGGCGGCCCGGGCATGGACGCGGATACGCCGGAGCCTACCGCTACCGTGGCCGCGCCTTCGGTGACGACGCGGCCGACACCGGCTACATCGAGTGGGTCGATGTGCAGAACGCGCCGCGTCATCGATGGAGCGGCCGCTGA
- a CDS encoding excinuclease ABC subunit UvrA: MRVRGARVHNLRGIDVDIPLGALVGVAGRSGSGKSSLAMGVLYAEGSRRYLEALSTYTRRRIGQAPRADVDSVSHVPAALALRQRPPMPGPRSTFGTSTELLNVLRLMFSRLASHVCPNGHRQSPTLAVAAEVPIVCPTCGVSFLAPGAEALAFNSGGACPHCEGLGTVRLVDDTTLVPDETKTIDGGAVVPWQMYGFRVQPQIVREMGVRTDVPWRELTARERRTVLDGPEVKKHIAVTSKKGVHDLDFTFRNARLTVTEELKRADTEKRLAKVSRFLSEQTCPDCGGTRLSPAARAPRIGDLDLAATTARPLHDVVEWASAVAATLPSEMTPMADVLVATLLGMARRLTELGLGYLTLDRAGDTLSTGERQRVQLARAVRNETTGVLYVLDEPSIGLHPSNLVGLRGVLDDLVDGGNSVVMVDHDPQVLRAVDHLIEIGPGAGASGGRVIAQGGVDRVAATPGSQIGGFLVGTESIVVRDRCSPTAVFDTGALRIVTRPIHTVHALDVEIPRGRLTAVTGVSGSGKTTLVLDALVPALRGDRPDHVVDVHADGIDRVDVVDATPIGINVRSTVGTYSGVLDDLRRTFARLDSATAAGLTASDFSYNTGSLRCPRCEGTGQISLDVQFLPDVDIDCTDCHGRRYGPQAQDHTRPSATGRGSHSLPDLLAMSVDEAMPHLDDVARIRNRLAALHDVGLGYLTLGEATPALSGGEAQRLKLVADLGRRQDAALFVFDEPTVGLHPLDVRTLLGVLQRLVDQGGTVLVIEHDLDLIANADYVIDMGPGGGVDGGRVVATGTPTQIAADEMSVTGRFLSEVVSAG; this comes from the coding sequence ATGCGGGTGCGCGGCGCGCGTGTGCACAATCTGCGGGGGATCGACGTCGACATCCCGCTCGGCGCGCTCGTCGGCGTCGCGGGGCGATCGGGGTCGGGGAAGTCGTCACTGGCGATGGGCGTCCTCTACGCCGAAGGATCGCGGCGCTATCTCGAGGCCCTGTCGACCTACACCCGGCGGCGCATAGGTCAGGCTCCGCGCGCCGACGTCGACTCCGTCTCGCATGTGCCCGCGGCCCTCGCGCTGCGCCAGCGGCCGCCGATGCCCGGCCCGCGGTCGACGTTCGGCACCTCGACGGAGCTGCTGAACGTGCTCCGACTGATGTTCTCGCGACTGGCGAGCCACGTGTGCCCGAACGGACACCGGCAGTCGCCGACCCTCGCCGTCGCCGCCGAGGTCCCGATCGTGTGCCCGACCTGCGGCGTGAGCTTTCTCGCCCCGGGCGCCGAAGCGCTGGCGTTCAACTCCGGCGGGGCCTGCCCGCACTGCGAGGGACTCGGCACGGTGCGACTCGTCGACGACACGACGCTCGTACCCGACGAGACCAAGACCATCGACGGCGGCGCCGTCGTCCCGTGGCAGATGTACGGCTTCCGCGTGCAGCCGCAGATCGTGCGGGAGATGGGCGTGCGCACCGACGTGCCGTGGCGGGAGCTGACCGCCCGCGAGCGCCGGACAGTGCTCGACGGTCCCGAAGTCAAGAAGCACATCGCCGTGACCTCGAAGAAGGGCGTCCACGATCTCGACTTCACGTTCCGCAACGCACGGCTGACCGTCACCGAGGAGCTCAAGCGGGCCGACACCGAGAAGCGACTGGCCAAGGTGAGCCGGTTCCTGTCCGAGCAGACCTGCCCGGACTGCGGCGGCACCCGACTCTCACCGGCCGCCCGCGCCCCGCGGATCGGCGACCTCGATTTGGCCGCGACCACCGCGCGTCCGCTGCACGACGTCGTCGAGTGGGCGAGCGCCGTCGCGGCGACCCTGCCGTCGGAGATGACCCCGATGGCCGACGTCCTCGTCGCCACGCTGCTCGGCATGGCACGCCGGCTGACCGAGCTCGGGCTCGGCTATCTGACACTCGACCGAGCCGGAGACACGCTGTCGACGGGCGAGCGGCAGCGCGTGCAGCTCGCACGCGCCGTGCGCAACGAGACCACCGGGGTGCTCTACGTGCTCGACGAACCGTCCATCGGCCTGCATCCGTCGAATCTGGTCGGCCTTCGCGGGGTGCTCGACGATCTCGTCGACGGCGGCAACTCGGTGGTGATGGTCGACCACGACCCGCAGGTGTTGCGCGCCGTCGATCACCTCATCGAGATCGGACCCGGCGCGGGCGCCTCGGGTGGGCGGGTGATCGCGCAGGGCGGTGTCGACCGGGTCGCCGCGACCCCCGGCTCGCAGATCGGCGGATTCCTCGTCGGCACCGAGTCGATCGTCGTCCGCGACCGGTGCTCACCGACCGCCGTCTTCGACACCGGTGCGCTGCGGATCGTCACGCGTCCGATCCACACCGTCCACGCGCTCGACGTCGAGATCCCCCGCGGCCGGTTGACGGCGGTCACCGGCGTGTCGGGTTCGGGCAAGACCACGCTGGTGCTCGACGCCCTGGTGCCCGCACTCCGCGGCGACCGGCCCGACCATGTCGTCGACGTCCACGCCGACGGCATCGACCGGGTGGACGTGGTCGACGCGACGCCGATCGGCATCAATGTCCGCTCGACGGTCGGCACGTACTCCGGTGTGCTCGACGATCTGCGCCGCACCTTCGCCCGACTCGACTCGGCGACCGCCGCGGGCCTGACGGCGTCGGACTTCTCGTACAACACCGGATCGCTGCGCTGCCCGCGATGCGAGGGCACCGGGCAGATCTCGTTGGACGTCCAGTTCCTGCCCGACGTCGACATCGACTGCACCGACTGCCACGGTCGGCGCTACGGACCGCAGGCGCAGGATCACACCCGCCCGTCCGCCACCGGGCGGGGGAGTCACTCGCTGCCCGATCTGCTCGCCATGTCGGTCGACGAGGCGATGCCGCATCTGGACGACGTCGCCAGGATCCGGAACAGACTCGCCGCACTCCACGACGTCGGGCTCGGCTACCTGACGCTCGGCGAGGCGACGCCCGCCCTCTCCGGCGGGGAGGCGCAGCGGCTGAAACTCGTCGCCGATCTCGGGCGCAGACAGGACGCCGCCCTGTTCGTCTTCGACGAGCCGACCGTCGGTCTGCATCCGCTGGACGTCCGGACTCTGCTCGGGGTGTTGCAGCGACTCGTCGACCAGGGCGGCACCGTCCTGGTGATCGAACACGATCTCGACTTGATCGCCAACGCCGA